One genomic region from Magallana gigas chromosome 3, xbMagGiga1.1, whole genome shotgun sequence encodes:
- the LOC105337439 gene encoding uncharacterized protein isoform X6 — protein METKKRDSQQGFKKFRQEKLEIRTKCDILDPYIDKFSLIKARRRRTEQNRKRERIFKSKKPLKESRKSPIFESSEDDKIEIDGDSELYDRSDDFEHFTIDLKRVGIASNEERIEDKLLASSISHFFKKKPNISIQPIDQEDLKTLSKDGYIKTESLDKMNKENTPTSFKVCNSDDFPKKTVIITPEHLNKIKSKLKAVSYEKSITKSPIHIAKENEADDKEEAPSLPNLEVENHTALFSYCEDGLQPPTLIPEMNCSTNSPIVYLETKPDVTELNREMAIQDTPSSSISETDEELTEKNDFDSVINCSEGSRCQHLDVFVAKDSTDDTMKLENGGLDNVDLMLSLPKKSRSSASKTESDDCHSNSDSEVDGMSPPLAITTFENQVPNTNSLIIDSNSHSNHSCKTSSISHQTTQFTTIQKSSYSLLENSSCAFPSESNTAEKVSELDMSSRVCEQKTSHNQNEMENKNTAGCPEGLTMCAEPSIDLLEKSKRCQGLPIIQSIRTNKSFGDGSCLVAKEPSEAACVNGYDSDATYVYDEDDYDRDNMQSDKLAKGGTINSCFSSNCPSDSALKIKNSEGVAKLKKTFHKTLSLRKFLKQNSETSTEQTSVLKKSKGKKARNVLRIKLKPQRQQRKKQTKSKTDVISKDLTLTISPRKNLKPVTEGRKLNKAPHHVMKLHDVFNFDECDDVGDVTKALDRNCLIKKDSTTIKVRSKKRRKKNTIRQGVHRGKRNSDIFLSTTTIVGATENTDEDDLPKILPPKRRRNVKCGAAMKNKPFLASNDMERLIQEFPRHNWLENKYKTEETARDPSQDTNTSPEIYEYSLDEGKMQSIETLEHFTEKKQITTQEPVVDVENSSPKYPIALTPEPRVNASISIDPADKQEEQAEDDRLQIVTDGDQNHQEMDTRIPSDDCTTSDDLTENQDISQMKENGSIEADETKKTCDGTGEFALSVDEQIEQTQKSTDNVLPPVPHLIKAPDVDEDTVDAYDEVDTRGNGTCSTAGEDQRTIANVCTSAMEVGNACDVVTKSSSIPDSTLIVTSNIGCGVSANQVDGHVTNARKRRLVECEEIVEQDKINSEPPIPDHVPIKSPKIQGSPVMDINKFKEIIAARVKNDIDHQLQKTLKEFQELDQLAAEKAREAEMVKKLREKKLKDLQQIQQNNSEMEIKRVLNEKLRNMDRQKSFNMEMNSPPPAHQRPKQNIRELLDKMDRSHSQTPIDCSTYSAYSTRKTPLHSPKSCVDSKRSTSAHSQLPSVRNDVSRKDASIGSNNIPHAHETEKSCDTRASSAPVSCFNQNGLNNPLSYSDARPSAIHITSTITNSRPTNSVKHSFNPNAQGNTYIDLSQRNTDSEVEIQRELSRALAAKRQKQDINIKHDVSKTRDISVIREPQQAEESYSTRHVFHPSNAHQLHNTKSKDIRGVNQYPPNTYPNQLIRPVSYGGMTSPQNQSLDRVTKCSTRLINPSMIRPHAVRLLGATALGNGQQPPMDGRQAYHTYGSSFPRSTYHNTGSIQQGTPIRPVPGIVSPTQSNTRTTYSNGVQSLENGQILRHIPITAARTTEDPQRESYVQQAAISSLQPTMRPRSYMRPLAPASSVRVPPTVHPTVDHDTQKIPLNAEVLITQSPQQTKPNVHMNVNGKCIVCSKFALYLCSKCQLFWYCSPQCQLKHWVTHQHQCKNSSAVSKQSATDIIIMEN, from the exons ATGGAGACAAAAAAGCGGGATAGCCAACAAGGATTCAAAAAGTTCCGGCAGGAAAAATTAGAAATAAGAACAAAATGTGATATTCTAGATCcatatattgacaaattttcCCTCATTAAGGCTAGAAGACGAAGAACTGAACAAAACAGAAAAAGGGAACGTATTTTCAAATCTAAGAAACCATTGAAAGAAAGCAGAAAATCCCCAATATTCGAATCTTCAGAAgatgataaaattgaaattgacgGCGATAGCGAGTTATATGACAGAAGCGACGATTTTGAACATTTCACAATAGATTTAAAGCGTGTTGGTATTGCTTCAAACGAAGAAAGAATTGAGGATAAATTGTTAGCTAGCAGTATTTCgcattttttcaagaaaaaaccAAATATCTCCATTCAACCAATTGATCAAGAAGACTTGAAAACCTTAAGCAAAGATGGGTACATAAAGACTGAATCATTAGATAAAATGAACAAGGAGAACACGCCAACAAGTTTTAAAGTTTGTAACAGCGATGATTTTCCTAAAAAGACTGTAATAATCACACCAGAACACCTTAATAAGATAAAGTCAAAACTAAAGGCGGTTTCCTATGAGAAATCGATAACAAAATCACCTATACACATCGCAAAAGAGAACGAAGCAGACGATAAAGAAGAGGCCCCAAGTCTTCCAAACCTTGAAGTTGAAAATCACACAGCTTTATTTTCTTATTGTGAAGATGGTCTTCAACCACCTACGTTAATTCCTGAAATGAACTGTTCAACAAATAGCCCCATTGTTTATTTGGAAACAAAGCCAGACGTAACAGAGCTAAACAGAGAAATGGCTATTCAAGACACGCCCTCGAGTTCGATTTCAGAAACTGACGAAGAATTgactgaaaaaaatgattttgacaGTGTCATAAATTGTAGTGAAGGAAGCCGCTGTCAGCATTTGGATGTATTTGTAGCTAAAGACTCCACAGATGATACAATGAAGTTAGAAAATGGCGGCTTAGACAATGTAGATTTGATGCTTTCACTACCAAAGAAGAGTAGAAGCTCAGCTTCGAAGACAGAAAGTGACGATTGTCATTCTAACAGTGACTCAGAAGTTGATGGCATGTCTCCACCACTAGCAATAACTACTTTTGAAAACCAAGTGCCAAATACAAATTCATTAATCATCGATTCAAACAGCCATTCTAATCACTCATGCAAAACTTCTTCCATTAGTCATCAAACTACCCAATTCACTACTATTCAAAAGTCATCATATTCTTTGCTTGAAAATTCATCATGTGCTTTCCCTTCTGAAAGTAATACAGCTGAAAAAGTTTCAGAACTAGATATGTCAAGTAGGGTCTGTGAACAAAAGACATCTcataatcaaaatgaaatggAAAACAAGAACACAGCAGGCTGTCCAGAAGGTTTGACTATGTGTGCCGAACCATCGATTGACCTGCTTGAGAAAAGCAAACGATGTCAGGGGTTACCAATCATTCAATCCATCCGTACCAACAAAAGCTTTGGTGATGGTTCTTGTCTTGTTGCAAAAGAACCAAGCGAAGCAGCTTGTGTAAATGGCTATGACAGTGATGCTACCTATGTTTACGACGAGGATGACTACGATCGCGACAATATGCAGTCAGATAAATTGGCAAAGGGGGGCACTATAAACAGTTGTTTTTCAAGTAACTGCCCCTCGGATTCAgcgctaaaaataaaaaattctgaaggagttgccaaattaaaaaagacatttCACAAAACGTTATCTTTACGTAAATTCCTCAAGCAAAATTCAGAGACTTCAACAGAGCAAACCTCCGTATTGAAAAAATCAAAGGGTAAAAAAGCTAGAAATGTACTTAGAATAAAGCTAAAACCACAGCGACAACAACGtaaaaaacagacaaaaagcAAAACTGATGTCATTAGCAAAGATTTGACTCTGACTATATCCCCAAGAAAAAATCTCAAACCTGTAACAGAAGGTAGGAAACTGAATAAAGCCCCACATCATGTAATGAAACTACATGACGTTTTCAATTTTGACGAATGTGATGACGTTGGGGATGTAACAAAGGCCCTCGACAgaaattgtttgataaaaaaagatTCAACAACGATAAAAGTAAGAAGCAAAAAAAGGAGAAAGAAGAACACGATTAGGCAAGGTGTACATAGAGGAAAAAGAAATTCGGATATATTTTTGTCTACAACCACGATCGTAGGAGCCACTGAAAATACGG ACGAAGATGATCTTCCAAAAATTCTTCCACCGAAAAGACGGCGGAATGTTAAGTGCGGCGCAGCAATGAAAAATAAGCCTTTTCTGGCATCAAATGATATGGAAAGATTGATACAAGAATTTCCACGACACAACTGGTtagaaaacaaatacaaaaccGAAGAAACAGCAAGGGATCCATCCCAAGACACCAACACCTCAcctgaaatatatgaatattcatTAGACGAGGGGAAAATGCAGTCAATAGAAACACTGGAGCATTTTACGGAGAAAAAGCAAATCACCACCCAGGAACCTGTGGTAGACGTAGAAAACTCCAGCCCTAAATATCCTATAGCTCTTACCCCTGAGCCTCGGGTTAATGCGTCGATTTCCATTGATCCGGCTGACAAACAAGAAGAACAGGCAGAAGATGACAG ACTTCAGATTGTCACTGACGGGGACCAGAATCACCAAGAAATGGATACCCGTATTCCTTCTGACGATTGTACAACATCAGACGATTTAACAGAAAATCAAGATATCAGTCAGATGAAag AAAATGGTTCCATTGAGGCAGATGAAACTAAAAAGACATGTGATGGTACTGGAGAATTCGCCCTCTCTGTTGATGAGCAGATTGAACAGACACAAAAATCTACCGACAACGTCCTACCTCCCGTGCCACATCTCATTAAAGCGCCTGATGTAGACGAGGACACAGTTGACGCGTACGATGAGGTAGATACCAGAGGGAATGGAACCTGCTCTACTGCTGGGGAAGATCAAAGAACGATCGCAAATGTTTGTACCTCAGCAATGGAAGTGGGCAATGCTTGTGATGTAGTCACAAAGTCTAGTTCTATTCCTGACTCCACTTTAATAGTGACATCTAATATAGGATGTGGAGTGTCTGCAAATCAGGTAGATGGACATGTAACCAATGCAAGAAAGAGGAGACTGGTGGAGTGTGAGGAAATAGTTGAACAAGATAAGATAAACTCTGAACCCCCTATACCTGATCATGTCCCTATTAAAAGTCCCAAAATCCAAGGTTCCCCAGTAATGgacattaataaatttaaagaaatcataGCTGCAAGGGTCAAAAACGATATTGATCATCAACTTCAGAAAACTCTAAAGGAATTTCAAGAACTAGATCAATTAGCTGCGGAAAAAGCTCGGGAGGCAGAAATGGTGAAAAAGCTCCGCGAGAAAAAGCTTAAAGATCTTCAACAAATTCAACAGAACAACTCAGAGATGGAAATCAAACGAGTTCTGAATGAAAAACTAAGGAATATGGACAGACAAAAGAGTTTCAATATGGAAATGAACAGTCCTCCTCCAGCCCACCAAAGGCCCAAACAAAACATTAGAGAACTTTTAGATAAGATGGATCGATCCCATTCCCAAACCCCGATTGACTGTTCTACATACAGTGCATATAGTACTCGAAAAACCCCTTTACATTCTCCTAAATCCTGTGTCGATAGTAAACGCTCAACTAGTGCTCATTCTCAGTTGCCATCCGTCAGGAATGATGTTTCTAGAAAAGATGCTAGTATCGGTTCAAACAACATTCCACATGCTCACGAAACAGAGAAAAGTTGTGACACCAGGGCATCTTCAGCTCCAGTATCATGTTTTAACCAAAATGGTTTAAATAATCCACTCTCCTATTCAGATGCAAGACCGTCTGCTATACACATAACTAGTACTATAACCAATTCTAGGCCGACTAACAGTGTGAAACATAGTTTTAATCCCAATGCACAAGGAAACACCTACATTGATCTCTCTCAGAGGAACACTGACTCAGAAGTCGAAATTCAACGAGAGCTTAGTCGAGCTTTAGCAGCAAAGAGACAAAAACAAGATATAAACATCAAACATGATGTCAGTAAGACAAGAGATATCTCTGTGATTCGAGAGCCTCAACAGGCTGAAGAATCTTACTCAACCAGACATGTTTTTCATCCATCAAATGCACACCAATTGCATAatacaaaatcaaaagataTCAGAGGAGTAAATCAGTATCCGCCTAATACATACCCCAATCAATTGATAAGACCAGTTTCTTATGGAGGAATGACTAGTCCTCAAAATCAGTCCTTAGATAGAGTGACCAAATGTAGCACTCGTCTTATTAATCCTAGCATGATTCGTCCCCATGCTGTTCGACTCCTTGGAGCTACAGCGTTAGGGAATGGGCAGCAGCCACCAATGGATGGAAGACAAGCATACCACACTTATGGTTCGTCTTTTCCGAGGAGCACATACCATAACACCGGGTCGATCCAACAAGGAACGCCAATCAGACCTGTGCCAG GTATCGTTAGTCCAACTCAATCAAATACTCGAACCACTTACTCTAATGGAGTGCAAAGTTTAGAAAATGGTCAAATTCTACGACATATTCCGATTACGGCTGCCAGAACCACAGAAGATCCGCAACGAGAGTCATACGTTCAG
- the LOC105337439 gene encoding uncharacterized protein isoform X3 — translation MESFMEKDSFDPLLYEEDEDEHETRSYLEKKTDILTSPFYRPQSLYHEINERSRVENRTYWVESTNISSSSLQASRTSIKIKVRSCRNGQRTMETKKRDSQQGFKKFRQEKLEIRTKCDILDPYIDKFSLIKARRRRTEQNRKRERIFKSKKPLKESRKSPIFESSEDDKIEIDGDSELYDRSDDFEHFTIDLKRVGIASNEERIEDKLLASSISHFFKKKPNISIQPIDQEDLKTLSKDGYIKTESLDKMNKENTPTSFKVCNSDDFPKKTVIITPEHLNKIKSKLKAVSYEKSITKSPIHIAKENEADDKEEAPSLPNLEVENHTALFSYCEDGLQPPTLIPEMNCSTNSPIVYLETKPDVTELNREMAIQDTPSSSISETDEELTEKNDFDSVINCSEGSRCQHLDVFVAKDSTDDTMKLENGGLDNVDLMLSLPKKSRSSASKTESDDCHSNSDSEVDGMSPPLAITTFENQVPNTNSLIIDSNSHSNHSCKTSSISHQTTQFTTIQKSSYSLLENSSCAFPSESNTAEKVSELDMSSRVCEQKTSHNQNEMENKNTAGCPEGLTMCAEPSIDLLEKSKRCQGLPIIQSIRTNKSFGDGSCLVAKEPSEAACVNGYDSDATYVYDEDDYDRDNMQSDKLAKGGTINSCFSSNCPSDSALKIKNSEGVAKLKKTFHKTLSLRKFLKQNSETSTEQTSVLKKSKGKKARNVLRIKLKPQRQQRKKQTKSKTDVISKDLTLTISPRKNLKPVTEGRKLNKAPHHVMKLHDVFNFDECDDVGDVTKALDRNCLIKKDSTTIKVRSKKRRKKNTIRQGVHRGKRNSDIFLSTTTIVGATENTDEDDLPKILPPKRRRNVKCGAAMKNKPFLASNDMERLIQEFPRHNWLENKYKTEETARDPSQDTNTSPEIYEYSLDEGKMQSIETLEHFTEKKQITTQEPVVDVENSSPKYPIALTPEPRVNASISIDPADKQEEQAEDDRLQIVTDGDQNHQEMDTRIPSDDCTTSDDLTENQDISQMKENGSIEADETKKTCDGTGEFALSVDEQIEQTQKSTDNVLPPVPHLIKAPDVDEDTVDAYDEVDTRGNGTCSTAGEDQRTIANVCTSAMEVGNACDVVTKSSSIPDSTLIVTSNIGCGVSANQVDGHVTNARKRRLVECEEIVEQDKINSEPPIPDHVPIKSPKIQGSPVMDINKFKEIIAARVKNDIDHQLQKTLKEFQELDQLAAEKAREAEMVKKLREKKLKDLQQIQQNNSEMEIKRVLNEKLRNMDRQKSFNMEMNSPPPAHQRPKQNIRELLDKMDRSHSQTPIDCSTYSAYSTRKTPLHSPKSCVDSKRSTSAHSQLPSVRNDVSRKDASIGSNNIPHAHETEKSCDTRASSAPVSCFNQNGLNNPLSYSDARPSAIHITSTITNSRPTNSVKHSFNPNAQGNTYIDLSQRNTDSEVEIQRELSRALAAKRQKQDINIKHDVSKTRDISVIREPQQAEESYSTRHVFHPSNAHQLHNTKSKDIRGVNQYPPNTYPNQLIRPVSYGGMTSPQNQSLDRVTKCSTRLINPSMIRPHAVRLLGATALGNGQQPPMDGRQAYHTYGSSFPRSTYHNTGSIQQGTPIRPVPGIVSPTQSNTRTTYSNGVQSLENGQILRHIPITAARTTEDPQRESYVQAAISSLQPTMRPRSYMRPLAPASSVRVPPTVHPTVDHDTQKIPLNAEVLITQSPQQTKPNVHMNVNGKCIVCSKFALYLCSKCQLFWYCSPQCQLKHWVTHQHQCKNSSAVSKQSATDIIIMEN, via the exons GACTCTTTTGACCCTTTGCTTTACGAAGAAGACGAAGATGAGCACGAGACAAGGTCATACCTAGAGAAAAagactgatattttaacttCACCTTTTTATCGCCCCCAATCCCTCTATCATGAAATAAACGAACGAAGCAGAGTTGAAAATCGCACTTATTGGGTAGAATCTACCAACATATCATCATCATCCCTCCAAGCTTCGCGGACTtcaatcaagattaaagtgagATCGTGTCGGAATGGTCAGCGTACAATGGAGACAAAAAAGCGGGATAGCCAACAAGGATTCAAAAAGTTCCGGCAGGAAAAATTAGAAATAAGAACAAAATGTGATATTCTAGATCcatatattgacaaattttcCCTCATTAAGGCTAGAAGACGAAGAACTGAACAAAACAGAAAAAGGGAACGTATTTTCAAATCTAAGAAACCATTGAAAGAAAGCAGAAAATCCCCAATATTCGAATCTTCAGAAgatgataaaattgaaattgacgGCGATAGCGAGTTATATGACAGAAGCGACGATTTTGAACATTTCACAATAGATTTAAAGCGTGTTGGTATTGCTTCAAACGAAGAAAGAATTGAGGATAAATTGTTAGCTAGCAGTATTTCgcattttttcaagaaaaaaccAAATATCTCCATTCAACCAATTGATCAAGAAGACTTGAAAACCTTAAGCAAAGATGGGTACATAAAGACTGAATCATTAGATAAAATGAACAAGGAGAACACGCCAACAAGTTTTAAAGTTTGTAACAGCGATGATTTTCCTAAAAAGACTGTAATAATCACACCAGAACACCTTAATAAGATAAAGTCAAAACTAAAGGCGGTTTCCTATGAGAAATCGATAACAAAATCACCTATACACATCGCAAAAGAGAACGAAGCAGACGATAAAGAAGAGGCCCCAAGTCTTCCAAACCTTGAAGTTGAAAATCACACAGCTTTATTTTCTTATTGTGAAGATGGTCTTCAACCACCTACGTTAATTCCTGAAATGAACTGTTCAACAAATAGCCCCATTGTTTATTTGGAAACAAAGCCAGACGTAACAGAGCTAAACAGAGAAATGGCTATTCAAGACACGCCCTCGAGTTCGATTTCAGAAACTGACGAAGAATTgactgaaaaaaatgattttgacaGTGTCATAAATTGTAGTGAAGGAAGCCGCTGTCAGCATTTGGATGTATTTGTAGCTAAAGACTCCACAGATGATACAATGAAGTTAGAAAATGGCGGCTTAGACAATGTAGATTTGATGCTTTCACTACCAAAGAAGAGTAGAAGCTCAGCTTCGAAGACAGAAAGTGACGATTGTCATTCTAACAGTGACTCAGAAGTTGATGGCATGTCTCCACCACTAGCAATAACTACTTTTGAAAACCAAGTGCCAAATACAAATTCATTAATCATCGATTCAAACAGCCATTCTAATCACTCATGCAAAACTTCTTCCATTAGTCATCAAACTACCCAATTCACTACTATTCAAAAGTCATCATATTCTTTGCTTGAAAATTCATCATGTGCTTTCCCTTCTGAAAGTAATACAGCTGAAAAAGTTTCAGAACTAGATATGTCAAGTAGGGTCTGTGAACAAAAGACATCTcataatcaaaatgaaatggAAAACAAGAACACAGCAGGCTGTCCAGAAGGTTTGACTATGTGTGCCGAACCATCGATTGACCTGCTTGAGAAAAGCAAACGATGTCAGGGGTTACCAATCATTCAATCCATCCGTACCAACAAAAGCTTTGGTGATGGTTCTTGTCTTGTTGCAAAAGAACCAAGCGAAGCAGCTTGTGTAAATGGCTATGACAGTGATGCTACCTATGTTTACGACGAGGATGACTACGATCGCGACAATATGCAGTCAGATAAATTGGCAAAGGGGGGCACTATAAACAGTTGTTTTTCAAGTAACTGCCCCTCGGATTCAgcgctaaaaataaaaaattctgaaggagttgccaaattaaaaaagacatttCACAAAACGTTATCTTTACGTAAATTCCTCAAGCAAAATTCAGAGACTTCAACAGAGCAAACCTCCGTATTGAAAAAATCAAAGGGTAAAAAAGCTAGAAATGTACTTAGAATAAAGCTAAAACCACAGCGACAACAACGtaaaaaacagacaaaaagcAAAACTGATGTCATTAGCAAAGATTTGACTCTGACTATATCCCCAAGAAAAAATCTCAAACCTGTAACAGAAGGTAGGAAACTGAATAAAGCCCCACATCATGTAATGAAACTACATGACGTTTTCAATTTTGACGAATGTGATGACGTTGGGGATGTAACAAAGGCCCTCGACAgaaattgtttgataaaaaaagatTCAACAACGATAAAAGTAAGAAGCAAAAAAAGGAGAAAGAAGAACACGATTAGGCAAGGTGTACATAGAGGAAAAAGAAATTCGGATATATTTTTGTCTACAACCACGATCGTAGGAGCCACTGAAAATACGG ACGAAGATGATCTTCCAAAAATTCTTCCACCGAAAAGACGGCGGAATGTTAAGTGCGGCGCAGCAATGAAAAATAAGCCTTTTCTGGCATCAAATGATATGGAAAGATTGATACAAGAATTTCCACGACACAACTGGTtagaaaacaaatacaaaaccGAAGAAACAGCAAGGGATCCATCCCAAGACACCAACACCTCAcctgaaatatatgaatattcatTAGACGAGGGGAAAATGCAGTCAATAGAAACACTGGAGCATTTTACGGAGAAAAAGCAAATCACCACCCAGGAACCTGTGGTAGACGTAGAAAACTCCAGCCCTAAATATCCTATAGCTCTTACCCCTGAGCCTCGGGTTAATGCGTCGATTTCCATTGATCCGGCTGACAAACAAGAAGAACAGGCAGAAGATGACAG ACTTCAGATTGTCACTGACGGGGACCAGAATCACCAAGAAATGGATACCCGTATTCCTTCTGACGATTGTACAACATCAGACGATTTAACAGAAAATCAAGATATCAGTCAGATGAAag AAAATGGTTCCATTGAGGCAGATGAAACTAAAAAGACATGTGATGGTACTGGAGAATTCGCCCTCTCTGTTGATGAGCAGATTGAACAGACACAAAAATCTACCGACAACGTCCTACCTCCCGTGCCACATCTCATTAAAGCGCCTGATGTAGACGAGGACACAGTTGACGCGTACGATGAGGTAGATACCAGAGGGAATGGAACCTGCTCTACTGCTGGGGAAGATCAAAGAACGATCGCAAATGTTTGTACCTCAGCAATGGAAGTGGGCAATGCTTGTGATGTAGTCACAAAGTCTAGTTCTATTCCTGACTCCACTTTAATAGTGACATCTAATATAGGATGTGGAGTGTCTGCAAATCAGGTAGATGGACATGTAACCAATGCAAGAAAGAGGAGACTGGTGGAGTGTGAGGAAATAGTTGAACAAGATAAGATAAACTCTGAACCCCCTATACCTGATCATGTCCCTATTAAAAGTCCCAAAATCCAAGGTTCCCCAGTAATGgacattaataaatttaaagaaatcataGCTGCAAGGGTCAAAAACGATATTGATCATCAACTTCAGAAAACTCTAAAGGAATTTCAAGAACTAGATCAATTAGCTGCGGAAAAAGCTCGGGAGGCAGAAATGGTGAAAAAGCTCCGCGAGAAAAAGCTTAAAGATCTTCAACAAATTCAACAGAACAACTCAGAGATGGAAATCAAACGAGTTCTGAATGAAAAACTAAGGAATATGGACAGACAAAAGAGTTTCAATATGGAAATGAACAGTCCTCCTCCAGCCCACCAAAGGCCCAAACAAAACATTAGAGAACTTTTAGATAAGATGGATCGATCCCATTCCCAAACCCCGATTGACTGTTCTACATACAGTGCATATAGTACTCGAAAAACCCCTTTACATTCTCCTAAATCCTGTGTCGATAGTAAACGCTCAACTAGTGCTCATTCTCAGTTGCCATCCGTCAGGAATGATGTTTCTAGAAAAGATGCTAGTATCGGTTCAAACAACATTCCACATGCTCACGAAACAGAGAAAAGTTGTGACACCAGGGCATCTTCAGCTCCAGTATCATGTTTTAACCAAAATGGTTTAAATAATCCACTCTCCTATTCAGATGCAAGACCGTCTGCTATACACATAACTAGTACTATAACCAATTCTAGGCCGACTAACAGTGTGAAACATAGTTTTAATCCCAATGCACAAGGAAACACCTACATTGATCTCTCTCAGAGGAACACTGACTCAGAAGTCGAAATTCAACGAGAGCTTAGTCGAGCTTTAGCAGCAAAGAGACAAAAACAAGATATAAACATCAAACATGATGTCAGTAAGACAAGAGATATCTCTGTGATTCGAGAGCCTCAACAGGCTGAAGAATCTTACTCAACCAGACATGTTTTTCATCCATCAAATGCACACCAATTGCATAatacaaaatcaaaagataTCAGAGGAGTAAATCAGTATCCGCCTAATACATACCCCAATCAATTGATAAGACCAGTTTCTTATGGAGGAATGACTAGTCCTCAAAATCAGTCCTTAGATAGAGTGACCAAATGTAGCACTCGTCTTATTAATCCTAGCATGATTCGTCCCCATGCTGTTCGACTCCTTGGAGCTACAGCGTTAGGGAATGGGCAGCAGCCACCAATGGATGGAAGACAAGCATACCACACTTATGGTTCGTCTTTTCCGAGGAGCACATACCATAACACCGGGTCGATCCAACAAGGAACGCCAATCAGACCTGTGCCAG GTATCGTTAGTCCAACTCAATCAAATACTCGAACCACTTACTCTAATGGAGTGCAAAGTTTAGAAAATGGTCAAATTCTACGACATATTCCGATTACGGCTGCCAGAACCACAGAAGATCCGCAACGAGAGTCATACGTTCAG